Genomic segment of Caproiciproducens sp. NJN-50:
CCTTCTCCGAGGCGAGGCGGTCGTATTTCTCGTTGTATTTGTCCAGCTCCACATGGGAAGCGTGGGTATCCACGATCCTGCCCGCGGGCCGCTGAATGGAATTGTTCCCATTCCCGCCGCCCTCCAGCCGGATGCTGTTCTGCGGGGCGCGCCGCTGCGGCTGCGCCTTATGATCCTTCTGCACGTTCCGGTTCCCGCCGGAAGCCTGCTGCTGCGCGGGGCGCTGATGGAAATTGCCGCGCTGCTGTTGCTGCTGCTGCGCGGGGCGCTGACCCTGCCGCTGGCGGTTGTCGGGAGGCTGCGGCCTGCCGCCGTTTTCGGGCCTTTTTCCGTCGCTTCTGCGGGGCGCTGAGGAGGAGGAAGCAGCAGGGACGGGGCGGTGAGCGGGCGCCGGGGAAGCCGGTTTCGCCGCGGTTGGCGCGGGCTGGGTGCGGACCGCCACGTCGGGGCGTTCCGGTTCCACCACAACCGGTTTGCGCTTGCTGGCCTCCGCGAAATACGCGTCCAGGCTGTTCGTGTTGTTTTTCTGGGTAAAAGATTCAAACACGACGTCCAGCTCGTCTTCCGTCAGGGCCGTCATATGTTTTTTTGTTTCGCCGGTGTATTTCTGCAAAGCATCGATCACGTCCTTATTCGGGACGTCCAGGTCCTTCGCGACCTCGTGAACCCTGTATTTAATCATCATAGTACGAATTCCTCCTCAATCTTCCGCGTTCAGCGCGAGCAGCTTCTTTGCAAATCCTATATCATTTACCGCAAGTACCCCCGTCCTTTTCCCAATGGCACAGCCGATTTCATCCATGTTCGCACGAAGAACCGCCGTTTCCGCCTTTCCCCTCGCCGCAGCCTCGCTGACCGCGCGGGCCGTGCGCGGGGAAAGATCCGACGCAAGCAGAACGAGCGGACATCCTCCGCCGAGCGCCGCCTCGCACGCGGCGTCGCTCCCCAGGCTGAGTTTTCCGGCCTTCCTCGCAATCCCCAGCAGGGAAAGCAGCCTACGATTCATTCCCGTTCAGTTCCTCCTCCAGACGGTCATACACCTCATCCGGGATCCGGCAGGAAAAAGCTTTTTCCAGCCGTCTGGCCTTCCGCGCCGCCTTCAGGCAGTCCGCGCTTCTGCAGACATAGGCGCCGCGCCCGGGCTTTCGGCCGGTCAGGTCCAGCGAAATCTCGCCCTCGGGGGATTTCACCACCCTCACAAGCTCCTTTTTCGGCTTCATCTGCCCGCATCCCGCGCACATGCGCAGCGGCACTTTTCTTTTCTGCATCGCAACACGCCCCCTTCGGCAGTCGTTCCCCGATTATTCTTCCGCGGGTTCCTCCGCCGGCTCCTCATAGAATCCGCTCTCCGGCTTGATGTCGATTTTCCAACCCGTCAGCCTTGCGGCAAGGCGGGCGTTCTGGCCTTTGTTTCCGATCGCGAGCGAAAGCTGGTCGTCCGGGACCGCGACCCGGCACGCGTGGGAGCCGTCCTCCGCCGGAACAACGTCCACAACGCTGGCCGGGGAAAGCGCGGAGGCGACGAACTGCTTCGGGTCGTCGCTGTACTGGACGATATCTATTTTCTCGCCGCTGAGCTCCGCCACGATGCGGTTCACGCGCATCCCCTTCGCGCCGATGCAGGAGCCGACCGCGTCGACGTCCGGGTTGTGGCTCAGGACGGCGATTTTCGTGCGGGAGCCCGCCTCGCGCGAAACCGCCTTGATCTCGACCGTCCCGTCGTAGATTTCCGGCACCTCCGCCTCGAACAGGCGCTTGACCAGGTCCGGGTGGATCCGGCTGATGATCGCGCGCGGGCCCTTCTCCGTCTCCTTGACGTCCGCGACGTACACTTTGATGTGGTCGCCTTCCCTCAGCTTTTCGCCCGCCACCTGCTCCGACTTCGGCAGCACGGCCTCCGCCTTGCCGATCGAAAGCGTCGCGGCGCCGGAGCGGGGGTCGACCTGCTCGACCACGGCGCTGACCAGTTCCTGGTGCTTGCTTTCGAATTCCTGCAGCATGCGGTCGCGCTCGCCGTCGCGGATGCCCTGGCGGATGATGTTCCTCGCCGTCTGCGCGGCGATGCGCCCGAATTCCTTCGTGTCGAGCGGAACGGCGACCTTTTCTCCGGCCGCGGCCGCGGGATCGATTTCCCTTGCTTTTTCCAGCGTGATTTCCTTCCCTTTGTCCGTTATGTCCTCAACGACGGTCTTGCGCAGGTAAACCTCGAAATTTCCTTTCGCCTGGTCCACGTTCACCACGCAGTCCTCGTTGCCGTAGCTGTTTTTGCAGGCCGTGACGATCGCCTTTTTGATCCGGTCCACCATAAAATCAACCGAAATGCCCCGCTCTTTTTCCAGCAGGTTCAGGGCGTCAAAGATTTCGCTGTTCATTTTTCCTCATACTCCTCCAATTCATCCTCTTCCAGCAGCCGCACCCAGGCAGTGTCCCGAAGGGACAGGCGGGCCGTTTCCCCGGACTCGGCCCGAAGCGTCAGCTCTCCGCCGCCGTATCCGGCAAGTTCCCCCGTAAAATCCCTGGTTCCGTCCGGCAGCGGCCGGATCAGCCTGGCCGCCACGCGGGAGCCCAGAAAGGCCGTAAAATGTTCGCTTCGCCGCAGTTCCCGGTTCAGTCCGGGGGAAGAAACCTCCAGGCAGTAGGGTTCGCGGATCGGGTCAAGCTCGTCGAGCGGCCCGTTGACCGCGCGGCTCAAAGCCTCGCAGTCGTCGATGCCGACCCCGCCGGGCTTGTCGATAAAAATCCTCAGGTACCAGGCGCCGCCTTCCTTTTCATACCGGACGTCCCAGACCGAGAGGCCGAGCCGCTGCGCGAACGGCAGCGCAAGACGCCAGACCGCGCCGGCAACGCCGCCCTCTTTCCCTTTTCCCGCCAAAACGCTTCACCCCGCTATACAAACAAAAGAGCGGGTCGCCCCACTCTTTCATCCCATCATTCATATACTTTTGCTATTTTAACACATAAAAAGTAAAATTGCAAGGGAATTCCGAGAAAGATTCCGCTATTCCTCCATTTGCTTTCCGAGAAAGGCCGCCGCGACCTGCACCAGCTTCATTTTGGTTTCGTCCGGGGCCGCCTGCGTGTCGTCCTCCAGCAGGATCACGGCGCCCGTCACGTCGCTGGAAGCCAGGATCGGGCAGACGACGCTCGCCATGCGGTCGATCCCCTCGATAGGCTGCAGCTTTTCGCCGCTGGTGTTGATGAAGGTCCGCCGCGACTGCATGCATTCCTCCAGCTCCGGCGTGACGCGGCGCTCCAGGTATTCCTTGCGGGATACTCCGGCCGCGGCAACGACGTGGTCCCGGTCGCAAATCAACATAGGCAGGCCCGCCGTGCGGTTTAAAACCTCCGCATACTGGAAAGCAAACGTGGAGAGCTCCCCGACGGGTGAATATTTTTTAAAAATGACTCCCCCCTGCGAATCCGTGTAAATCTCGAGAGCGTCTCCCTCGCGGATTCGCAGAGTTCTGCGGATCTCCTTCGGTATTACAACACGACCCAAGTCGTCAATCCTTCTTACGATTCCTGTGGCTTTCAAAATTGATTTCCCTCCTATGTGGTGATTTACAACCATATTATCCGCAGGAAAGGGCTGACTATGCAGGATTTAACAAGGTTGTTTCTGGAAATTGATAGCAGCATTTCAGCGGGGCGCGGGGCTTGTAAACCGGCCGAAAGCGGTTTATAATAATTTATATTTTAAAAATATTTTAAAAGAAAAGCCGTATGGCATTCCATGATGGAGGGTTCACCGTGAAAAAAACTGCCGGATTCCTTGCCGCCGCGCTTGCCGCGTGTCTTCTGGTCCTTTCCGCGTGCTCCGCACGCACCCCGATTTCAAGCGATGATTTTCAAAAAAAAGCCGAGGCTCTGGGGTACAAGGTGTCGCAGGACTCTTCCTCCTCCGGTTCGGACGCAAAAACGCTGACCGCCGCCAAAAGCGATTCTGACACGCAGATTACTTTTACCACGTTTTCAGACGCTTCCGCGGCGCAGGAACAGTACGCTTCGCTGAAAGAAAGCCTGAAGGCGACGGGCGGGACAAGCACGGTCGATTCGGACTCCTACAACAAATACACCGCGCAGAACGGCGAGATCTATTATACCCTGGTCCGGATGGGCGATACCCTTCTTAACTGCAAGGGCACGGTCGGCAAAAAGGACGAAATCGACAATTTCGTCAAAGAGATCAAATATTGAGGTTTTCCCGCAAGAGGAAAAGGCGCGCCGGGCGGCGCGCCTTTTTTGATACCCCTTTTCACAACAAAAAACATCCGGGCCCGGCGGGCGGAAGGAGGACAGTGGTGCAGGCTGTGCTCCCGCCCCGCCGGGCTCCGGCTGCCGCAAGGCGCAAAAAAACGCCGTACACGGAAATCAATCCATATACAACGCCAACAAAACACACGCAAATCCAACCGATACCCCCTGTACAAACGGACGGACAGGCGGTATAATAGGAACCGCAATGCGCTGATGATTCAGTTGTGTATGGAGGTCATTTCTCCGTATGCAGGAGGCCGGTGCGCCAACACCTGTCTCCGCATTGCACTTTTTGTGCCTCACAGTTAAATAATACCACTTTCCCGTTTGAAGTCAAGGGAAAACCGGCAAATTCCGGCAAAATATGGGAAATGGAACTTTCAGCCGCCGCGCTTCGGCGCCGGCAGTATAAAAAGAGGAGGAACCCCACCGGGCTCCTCCTCTTTTTGCGGCTTTTTTCAGTTTTTGACTTCCGTCACGGTTCCGGTTTCCGTGTCCAGGCTGAAATAATAGGCCGGGTAGGAGCTGCTGTCCCCCACGCTGCGCATCTGCTGCGTCCGGTACAGGATCGCCCCGTCCTTGTACGACGCGGTCACGGCCGTGCTCCCGCACACGCCATGAAACGCATCCATGCTGCAGACTTTTGTTTTACCGGTTCCGTCCAGCCTGATTTTATCGATTTCAACCAGAGGGCTGATGTAATAGACCCAGTCCCCCGCGATGCACGGGCAGAGGACGATATCGTCAACAATGACTTTGTCCCCCGTCCCGTCCTTTTTCCTGACGTGCAGCTTGTATTCGTCCTTGTTGCTGTCGTAGGCTTCCCAGACGCCGTCCGTGCTGATTTCGTACCCGGTGTCGTAGTTCTTCGATTCCACGCTCGGAGCCGTCGAAGAGGCGACCGAAGCCGCGCTCTGCGAAACGGCGCTTTGAGAGGAATCCGGCGCGCCGCTCTGAGCCGCTGTCTCCCGACTGACCGCGGAACCTGCGCTTTGGCTTGAGCCTTCCCGGCTGGAAGAACTTCCGTTTCCCGCCTGCGCGGTTTTCCCCCCGCACCCAGACAGGAGAAGGAAAGCGGCCAGCGCCCCGGCAATCACTCCGTTTCTGATCTTCGTATGAAAACCCCCATCTTTGAATTTATTACCATTATAGCACTTTAAGCCGCAAACGGGTAAAAATCCCGCCGGGAGTTCCATTTTATTTTTCTTCTATCAGTTTTTGCGCCCGCCGGAACAGCTCCGGCTGGATCTCCGGATAAGTCAGGCTGTCCGGATCGGGAAAATCGTCCCTCAAAGCAATTTCCGCCATCTCAAACTTCGGAAGCGGGCCGAACTCCCCGATCTCCGCAAAATAAAGCATCCCGAACAGTTCTTTCCCGCCGTTGACCGCGCCCGTTACGGAATACACGCAGACCCGGGTGAGCGCGTACCGGAGGGCCCCGGTCTCCTCGAACAGCTCCCTCCGGGCGGCGTGCCCGATCTCCTCCCCCGGCTCCCGGTGCCCGCCCGGCACTTCCCAGGTCTTCCGGTCCCGGTGCCGGCAAAGCACCCATTTGCCGCGGCAGCGGGCGACGATCACCGCGTATTTCAGCAGGGACGGATCGACATTTTCATAAAACCGGACCAGGGTATCGCTTTTCTCCATTTAAAACACCCTTCCCCCGGCAAACCCGGCGAACGCCATCGACAGGATGCCGACATATAAAATCGAAGCGGGCAGGCCGCTGAACGCCTCCGGCATGTCCGGGTTGCGGCACTTCGCCTCCGCGTGGGTCAGGACCGCCGACGCCAGATAAAACGCGGCCCCGGTCCCGACCGCGTACCCGGCGGCCTGGACCGGGTCAAGCGAAAAGCCGCGCTGCGCGTAGGGCATGGCCAGCACAATGGTGTTCATCGCGGACGGGGCCAGAAGCGGCCCGATCTTTTTCATGGCGCGGGCGGGAAGGACGGCGCGCATCAGAAGGGAGGTCAGAAGATACGCGGCCGCGGCCGCCGCGGCGAAACAGGAGGACCGCAGGATCGCTTTCGTTCCGTACGCCGGCAGGAACGAATTCAGCCAGACTCCCGCAAAGGCGGAAAGCAGGGTAAACCAGGTGATGAGCAGGGAGTAGATCCCGATGGAGGCCGGGCGCTGCGCGGCGCGCAGCGCCCGGCTGAACCCGGAGCCGCCCACAAAAAGAAGATTTTCCGCGCCGACCGCCAGAAGGGCGGCCAGAACCAGCTTCAAAAACATCACGGCATCCTCCTTTTCATCCGCTCCGCGCTCCTGCGGGACCTCAGGCGGTTGATCCACTGGATCAGCGCCGCCAGGAAGCCGAGCAGCAGAAATCCGGCAAACGGCAGGTCCGCCGCGCGGCCGACCGCAAAACCCGTTCCGCCGGGAAGGCCGGCTCCTCCCATCCAGGCTCCGCGCAGCACAGCGATCAGAAACGCCGTCACCGCAAATCCGGCGGAGCAGCCCAGCGAATCCGCCGCGACCGCCAGCGCCACGTGCTCCGGCGCATATTCCTCCGCGCGGGAAAAGACGACGGAATTGCAGATCATCAGCCCGGCCGCCATCCCGAGATTCGAGACGGAGCCGGGCAGCAGCAGGTCCGTCAGGAACCCCGCCGGAACATAGAGCGCGGCGGAGACCAGCAGGACCAGGCCGGGCCGGAACCAGCGCGGGACCAGCATCCCCGTCAGGCAGAGCAGGAGCGACGACGGAAGGGACAGCGCCAGAAACAAAACGGAAAGCGCCGCCGCGTTCTTCACGTTCCATGCGGCTGCGGCGATCGGATACATGCCGAGCGCCCCGATCAGGACGGGATTGCGGAACAGCAGCCCGTTAAAAAAGATCGGGCCAGCGCCGTGCGGCAAAAGCCTTTTATCCTTCATGTGGTTTCCCCTCCCAGCCGCGCAGGCGGAACACGGCGGAATCCATCAGCGGCGCGACCGCATCGGCCATCAGCAGCGCGAAGCACGCCCCCTGCTCATAGACGCCGAACCAGCGGAACGCCATGGTCACCGCTCCCGCAAAGGCGCCGTAAAGGCACCGCCCGGGAAACGTGCGCGGCGACGTGACCGGATCGGTCACCATGAACACGGAACAGAAAAAAAGAGAGCCGGAAAGAAGCTCGTATTTGACGGAAGTCAGCGGGCTGCACAGGATGCGCGGAAACAGCGCCGCGGCCAGAGCGGCCGCGCCGAGAAAGCAGACGGCGGCCTCCGGTTTCGCCGCCCTGGTGAGAAAAAGCAGGATCCCGCAGGCTCCGATGATCAGGACCCCCGTCGCGCCGAGCGGCCCGGGGAAATTCCCCCACAGCATGTTGAACGGGAGAATGTCCGGCTTGAACCCCTGTTTCAGCACCGCCGCCGGTGACAAAGCCGTGCCGAACGAGCCGGCCCCGAACGGCGGGAACGAGGCGGGAGCGGACGGGTCGAAATAGGAAAAGACCGTCTGCGGCCAGCAGAGGGCGGCAAACGCCACGCCGGCGGCGGCGGGATTGAACGGGTTGCGCCCAAAGCCGCCGAACGGCTCCCTGACCACAAGGACGGCGAAGGCGGACGCGGCGCAGGGAAGCCAGAGCGGCGCGTTCAGCGGCAGGAGCATCGGGATCATCAGCCCCGTCACCAGGACGGAAATCTCCGTTACGGAGATGCTTTTCCCGCGGATCAGGCAGAACAAAATATGGCAGAAAACAGCGGTCAGCATGGAAGCTCCCGCGGCAACCAGGGGGCGGGGCCCATAACGGATGACGGGAATGATCAGCAGGGCCAAAAGGGCGAGCAGCACGCTGCGCATCATGGAAAAGACCGTGAATTCGCCTTTTATATAGGGAGAGCCGGCATTTTTCAGCATCATGGATCTCCCCTGCCTTCCTTGATTTTGATCGCGCGCCCCACTGCGGCCGCCAGATCGATTTCCGACGGGCAGACGACGCTGCACGCCCCGCACCGGATGCAGCGTTCCACGTTAAACAGCCGGAACGGGTCCGGCGAGCCGGATTCCAGCTGCTGCAGGATCATCCACGGGATGATGCCGCGCGGGCAGGCGCGTTCGCACCGTCCGCAGCCGACACAGGGCAGCGCCGCGCGCCGGGGCAGGCGTTTCATCGCGAGGATGCAGCGGGTCGCCGTCGTCACCGGTTCGGAGAGATCGGTGACGCTTCTTCCGTTGACCGAGGAGCCGACCACCACCGCCGCCGTTTCGGGAAGCGGATTCCCGGCCGCCAGCACGTCCCGCAGCGGCGTGCCGATGCGGACCCGGCAGTTCACCCAGCGGGCGGCGCCGTCCCCGGCCACGGTCACCACCGTCTCGCTCTGCGCCAGCCCGCGGGAAGCGGCGGCCGCTAGCGCCAGGCAGGCCTGCGCGCCGACCAGGCAGGCCGCTTTCCCTTTCCCGGAAAACTTCCTGCGCAGAAGCGCCGCCGCCGGGTAGCGGTCCCCCGCGGTCAGGAACTCCACGGCCGTACAGGCTTTCTGCGCGCGGCGGATCTCTTCGCGGGACGCGGCCGCGATTTTTTTGGAAACCGCTCCGCACGCCAGCGCCGCCAGATTCAGTCCGGCCAAAACCTGAGCCGGATTTTCACGGAACACCGCCTGACCGGCGGAGGTCATCGGGTCTTCGTCGAAGCAAGCGGCGACCAGCACCGGCGCGTCCGCCGCCGCAAAGCGCGCCAGCTTCTTCCCCAGCGGCTCCCCGTCGAGCTCGTCCACGATTCCGGCCATCTCAGCCGCCCCGATGATTTTCGCCGCGCCCGCCTTTTTCCGCAGCGGAGCGAACATCTTCGGCGCCGGCAGCTTTTTAGGGGCGGGGATCGTGATGATTTGTTCTTTGAGCGAAGGTTCCTTCGCCAGATCCAGTTTGACTCCGCGCGGCATTGCACCGTACCTCCGTTATTTCAGGGCCGCCTCGGCCGCCGCTTTCAGATTGCGGATCGCCGCCGCGGAATCCGGCGCTTTAAAGACGCCGGTCCCCGCAACGCAGACGTCCACGCCCGCCCGTGCCGCCAGGGCGATTGTTTCCGCGTTGACGCCTCCGTCGATCTGGACCGTAAGATCCGGCTTTTTCTCTTTGAGCCGCCGGACTTTTTCCATCATATCCGGCATGAACTTCTGCCCGCCGAAGCCTGGCTCCACCGTCATGACCAGCACCATGTACAGCCGGTCGAGGTAGGGAAAGACCTCCTCCGCCGGCGTTCCCGGCTTGACCGCCATGGCGGGTTTCGCGCCGGCCTCCCGGATAACCTCGATGGTTTTGCCGGGGTCTGAAAAAGACTCCGCGTGAAATGAAACGATATCCGCTCCGCACTCTAAAAAGGCCGGCGCATAGCGCAGCGGCTCGTCGATCATCAGATGCACGTCGAACGGCTTGTCCGTGTACTGCCGCATCGCGGCGATCACCGGCGGGCCAAAGGTCAGGTTCGGCACAAAGTGCCCGTCCATCACGTCAAGGTGAATCCAGTCGGCCCCGGAAATATCCATCCGTATGATTTCATCGCTCAGCTTGGAAAAATCCGACGCCAGCATGGAAGGTGCAATCAGCATTCCATATCCCCCCGTTTGCTTTTATTGTACCCTACTTCTCCGCTTTTTTCAACTGAATCCGCCGCGCTTGTCACAGGTGTCTGCCGGAGCCAGGCTCCGGCAGACAATCTATGATCAAGCGGTTTCAATATATTGGCCCCGCACTCTTATTGTATGCTGCGACTCCGGATTTGGCAGTAAAAAAGGGGCCTCCTTTGTGTGATTCCTCTTATTTTTCTCCGCGGGTCTTTTTGATCTCCCTCGCGAATTCCACACAGGCCAGAACCAGCACGGCCGCGGTCACCGCGCGCAGCGCCCAGCCCCAGGCCCCGGTGAACAGGTTCAGCCCGGTATAGGCCCCCGCCGCCCACCATGCCCCGAGGATCAGAAAAAATCCGCCGATGGGGTAAAACACCCGATTCTCGCTTCCCATGCGGAAAATCAAAAGGATGCCGACCAGCACCCACAGCGCCGCGTAAAAATATCCCATGATACAGTCCCCCGCTCCCGTGTTTTTCTATCACTATAACCCGGACCGGCCCCGGTGTCAACACTGTTCCGGCGCAAAAAGGGCGGGGGCCCCGCGGCTCCCGCCCTTTCGTTTCCATAACAATCACAGAACATAAACGTTCATGGTCCTGGTCCCGATTTTCATGCACTGGGAATAGGAATCATAGTACAGATCGGCGATGATGATGCCGCGCATCGCGGCGCCGCCCGTGTCCGCGGCAACCGCGTAGCCGTAAACCAGTTTTCCGTCCGGAGAACAGATATACAGCCTTGTGCCGTAAGGGATCACCTTCGGATTCACGGCCACACGCCCAAACGCGGCCTTCGCGCCGGTGGATGTCCAACCGCCGCCGGTATAGCAGGAGCACCGGCCGGTCAGCACTTTTTTATACCGCACCGTCTTGCCGTTCTGGTCGGTCAGCGTGCCGTCGGAGCCGACCGAAGCCACTGCGCTGCGCTTCTTTGTTCCGTACAGCGTAACCTGATCGACCGGCTTCGTCACAACGGAAGAGCTGACGTCCTGCGTCTCGGCCACCTTGCCGTCGACCAGCTTCTGGCGCACGACGACTTTTTCCGTTCCGTTTTGCCCCGCCGTCTTGACCTCCGTCTTTCCCGCGGCGAGGGAGGAGTCCTTTTGGGTGACGGTCTTGTAGGGGATCGCGCGCGTCTCGGTCACTTCTTTGTAAGCGACGCGCGCAATGCTGATCTCCATCCCCGGATTGACCGTTTTGTCTGGAGCGATACTCAGCGTGTCGTCGGAGCCGAGCTGCACGCCGGCCTGCCGGACCGCGTCCGAAACGCTGCCTTCCTTTACCGTGGCGGCGACCTTGCACCCGTCCGCGGCCACCGTAATCTGGATCATCCGCGTCACCTGGATTTTCGTCCCGGCCTCCACCGTTTCGCTTTCCGCCGGCGTCACCAGATCGTCGGCATCCAGGCTGACACCGGCCTGACCGAGCACGCTGCCCACTGTGTCGCCGTAGTGCGCGGTCACCGTTTTGCTTGTTCCGTCCGCCTCGACGGTCACTTTCCGCGCGGTTTTCACCGAGATGATAACGTCGCCGGCGTGATCCGGGTCGTCGCTGCGGGAAATCAGATCATTCGGTCCCGTCTTGACTCCCGCTTTCAGAAGAATCTGGTCCGTTTCCGGCGAGGTCATTTCAACCTGGCCGACCGTCCCGTCGCATGTAACGGTCGCCACATGCGTGGCCGCCATGACCGTTCCCACCGAACCGACCGTAACCAGAATCATCAGCGCAAGCGCCGCTCCCTGTTTGAGCAGCGCAGACCGCATTGCCGAACCTTCGTCCTCTATCCGGCTGCGGATCAATAAAAGCGCGATTTCTTTTCTTCTGCGCACAGATGAGGTCAGTTGTTGAACCAGACCCGCTTTCCGCGCCGTATTCCAGCTTTTCCAAAGTCCCATGAAAAAACGGCAGAACCGCGTTTTCGTCTTTGCCACAGAGGTTCCGGCACGCCGGAGCAGCCCGAAATGGCACGCGGATCTCATCGCTTTTGCAAGCCTGCGGAAAAAATGGAGAACAGGCTCGAAGTTCTTACGCATAAATTCACCCTTTTCCGTCAGCCAGCGGGGGTTTTTTGCGTTGCTTTCCCCACTTGCCGGCCGTCAGTGCTGAGCAATTACATCAATGCGTGATATTATATTCACCGATTGCCCATATGTCAAATCGTACGCGTTCCTGAATTTGTGCATTATCAACAATCCGCGTTCTCTTTTAATTCCAATTTCGACCCGAAAAGCAGTGGTGTCCCGTCCCGTAAGGGGATGATTTCTGTGCAACATGCAAGAAAATGATTGGTTACAAAGCTGTTACAACTATTACAGCGCTGTTTTTTGTGCTTAGAAAGCATCAAATCCTTCCCTTTCCGTTCACATCCCGTACATAAATCTCCGGAAAGGCGCGCGGCGTCTGAGTTTTTTCAAGGTCTGAAAAAATCCGGCAATTTGTTGATTTTTGTCATGTTTCCGCTGTTTGTTCCATTCATTTTTTGCAGCTGTGCCCCGTTCGGATCCCGGCATCCGCCATCTGAAATTGATCCTGAAACCCAGGTTCCGAGAAGCTGCATTACTTCCTTCTTATATGAAATTGAATTTAGGACTTCTTCTTGGGGACCTGCAAGGCGTCTCCCGCCGGAATCACTTGAATTGTTCAGGGCGATTGGCCGGGGCAGGGAAATCGGCATGGCGATATCCATCAACCGATCTTCTCAAAGCTCGGTCTTGCTTTTTGCAAAGGCCCCGGCGGCCGTACCTGCATATCCGTGAATTGGTTTTAAAGACGGGCTGTCGGTTCCTTACCATAAACCGCATGTAAACTTTTCCTTCCTTATATAAAGCCGTTTTACGGCAGATTTGCGGCAAAAATGGAAAAAAGCCCTTGCAAACGCAGCGTTTGCAAGGGCTTTTGAATGCTGAAATTATCTCTTGGAGAACTGGGGAGCGCGGCGGGCCGCTTTGAGTCCATACTTTTTGCGTTCCTTCATTCTGGGGTCACGGGTCAGCAAACCCGCCTTTTTCAAAATAGGGCGCAGATTTTCGGAGTCATACTGCAGCAGGGCCCTCGCCACGCCGTGGCGGACTGCGCCGGCCTGCCCGGTCACGCCGCCGCCCGCCACACGGCAGACCACGTCGAACTTCTCATCGGTCTTGGTCAGGACAAGAGGCTGGCGGACAATCAGCTTGAGCGTCTCCAGGCCGAAATAATCGTCGATATCGCGATCGTTGATCGTGATTTTACCTGTCCCCTGATAAACCCTGACACGCGCGACGCTGCTTTTTCTTCTTCCGGTTCCGTAAAAATAAGGTGCTTTTTCGTACATTGTGTGATCCTCCCCTTACAGTTCCCAGGCCTGCGGCTTCTGGGCGGCGTGGCGATGCTGGGCACCGTCGAAAAGGCGGAGCCTTGCCATAGCGGCGCGTCCCAGAGCGTTGTCCGGAATCATACCCTTGACGGCAAGTTCCATTGCCTTGCAGGGCTTTTCTTCCATCAGGGTCGAATACCCTACCTTCTTCATGTGCCCGACATACAAAGAAGGCTGATAATAGATCTTCTTCTCCAGTTTTTTGCCGGTCAGGACCGCCTCGCGGCAATTGACGATGATGACATGGTCTCCGCAGTCGACATGCGGCGCGAAAATCGTTTTATGCTTGCCGCGAAGCAGAACAGCTGCCTGTGCGGCGACGCGCCCAAGCGGCTTTCCGGCTGCGTCGATGACATACCATTTGCGCTCGATGCTGCCGGTTTTCGGCATATAGGTGGACATGGTTGTTACCTCCTGAAATTTGTTCGGCATCCTTTTGCTCCCGCTGAACCGCGGGGTCCTCTGAAACCGCGCGAAACCAACGCGGAAAATTGCATCTTCGATCTTACCACAAGCCCGGTCCCGTGTCAAGATAAAAAGTCCGAAATTTTAATTTATTCAGCCAAAACTCCTAGTATCTCTTTATTCTGCCCTATCTCTTGCGTTTTCTACGATTTCATTTCACGTTAAAAAGGTGATTTTCAGGCGGCCGATTGTAAACCTTCTCTTTAATATTAGTTTACAATCGGCCGCCTTTGCGCTCTTGAGTGTCAGGCTGTGAGGAGAACGCGTCCGTTCAAATTAT
This window contains:
- a CDS encoding stage V sporulation T C-terminal domain-containing protein — its product is MKATGIVRRIDDLGRVVIPKEIRRTLRIREGDALEIYTDSQGGVIFKKYSPVGELSTFAFQYAEVLNRTAGLPMLICDRDHVVAAAGVSRKEYLERRVTPELEECMQSRRTFINTSGEKLQPIEGIDRMASVVCPILASSDVTGAVILLEDDTQAAPDETKMKLVQVAAAFLGKQMEE
- the rimP gene encoding ribosome maturation factor RimP, with product MAGKGKEGGVAGAVWRLALPFAQRLGLSVWDVRYEKEGGAWYLRIFIDKPGGVGIDDCEALSRAVNGPLDELDPIREPYCLEVSSPGLNRELRRSEHFTAFLGSRVAARLIRPLPDGTRDFTGELAGYGGGELTLRAESGETARLSLRDTAWVRLLEEDELEEYEEK
- the rnpM gene encoding RNase P modulator RnpM: MQKRKVPLRMCAGCGQMKPKKELVRVVKSPEGEISLDLTGRKPGRGAYVCRSADCLKAARKARRLEKAFSCRIPDEVYDRLEEELNGNES
- a CDS encoding Rnf-Nqr domain containing protein gives rise to the protein MKDKRLLPHGAGPIFFNGLLFRNPVLIGALGMYPIAAAAWNVKNAAALSVLFLALSLPSSLLLCLTGMLVPRWFRPGLVLLVSAALYVPAGFLTDLLLPGSVSNLGMAAGLMICNSVVFSRAEEYAPEHVALAVAADSLGCSAGFAVTAFLIAVLRGAWMGGAGLPGGTGFAVGRAADLPFAGFLLLGFLAALIQWINRLRSRRSAERMKRRMP
- a CDS encoding L7Ae/L30e/S12e/Gadd45 family ribosomal protein, giving the protein MNRRLLSLLGIARKAGKLSLGSDAACEAALGGGCPLVLLASDLSPRTARAVSEAAARGKAETAVLRANMDEIGCAIGKRTGVLAVNDIGFAKKLLALNAED
- a CDS encoding NUDIX hydrolase; the encoded protein is MEKSDTLVRFYENVDPSLLKYAVIVARCRGKWVLCRHRDRKTWEVPGGHREPGEEIGHAARRELFEETGALRYALTRVCVYSVTGAVNGGKELFGMLYFAEIGEFGPLPKFEMAEIALRDDFPDPDSLTYPEIQPELFRRAQKLIEEK
- a CDS encoding Rnf-Nqr domain containing protein encodes the protein MFLKLVLAALLAVGAENLLFVGGSGFSRALRAAQRPASIGIYSLLITWFTLLSAFAGVWLNSFLPAYGTKAILRSSCFAAAAAAAYLLTSLLMRAVLPARAMKKIGPLLAPSAMNTIVLAMPYAQRGFSLDPVQAAGYAVGTGAAFYLASAVLTHAEAKCRNPDMPEAFSGLPASILYVGILSMAFAGFAGGRVF
- the nusA gene encoding transcription termination factor NusA, translating into MNSEIFDALNLLEKERGISVDFMVDRIKKAIVTACKNSYGNEDCVVNVDQAKGNFEVYLRKTVVEDITDKGKEITLEKAREIDPAAAAGEKVAVPLDTKEFGRIAAQTARNIIRQGIRDGERDRMLQEFESKHQELVSAVVEQVDPRSGAATLSIGKAEAVLPKSEQVAGEKLREGDHIKVYVADVKETEKGPRAIISRIHPDLVKRLFEAEVPEIYDGTVEIKAVSREAGSRTKIAVLSHNPDVDAVGSCIGAKGMRVNRIVAELSGEKIDIVQYSDDPKQFVASALSPASVVDVVPAEDGSHACRVAVPDDQLSLAIGNKGQNARLAARLTGWKIDIKPESGFYEEPAEEPAEE